TATATCAAGTATAAAAATTTGCGAGCTAAAAGAAATAATCAAGGACGATAATAAATTAGACGAAGATATGTTATTAGCCCTTGCCGACGACACTCGCCCGGGAGTACAAAAGATATATAATAAATTAATGAATGATAGGAATAAAAAAATAAGGGAACTGGAACGTCTTAAAGAAATACATAAATACGAGGAAAGTTGTTGCTTCAAAGGATATAAGTTAATCGCCGGGGTGGATGAAGCCGGGCGTGGTCCCCTTGCGGGACCGGTTGCGGCCGGAGCGGTTATCTTGCCGGATGATATTGAAATATGCGGCGTTAATGATTCTAAACAGTTATCCAATAAGAAAAGAAAGCAATTAGCCGGACAGATAAAAGAAGCCGCTCTATGCTGGAGCATCGGGTTGGCAACAGAAGAAGAAATTGAAAAGCTAAATATACGCAACGCCACCCACCTAGCCATGGCGCGCGCTGTTAACAAACTTAAAATAAAGCCGGACATCTTGCTTGTAGACGGTTTCCTTATTCCCGATTTAGAAATAGAACAGCAGGCTATAGTAGGTGGCGATGGAAAAAGCGTATCAATCGCAGCCGCGTCCATATTGGCCAAGGTCGAACGGGATAGAATCATGGATAAATACCATGCAACATACCCGGAGTACGGGTTCGACAAGCATAAAGGCTACGGTACCAAGCAGCATTTTGAGGCAATAATGAGGTATGGCCCCTGTCCGATACACAGAAAGGATTTTGAGCCCGTTAAAAGTTTTATAGCCAACCGGAACAGTTTGTTTAAAGATTGGTTCTAGGATATAAGCAACTACCTGTATAAGCCACCGGCCATTTCAGCAATCAATGTCTGAAACCCGGTGGCTTCCGATGGCAGACCAAGTCAAGCAGCAATTCGGGATTTTTTCATTACTATGGTATCCTTTACTTCATCAAAGCCTTATGGTAAGTTTTCTTTCCTTTACGTATTTTAACGCCGTTTCTCAATTGTTCTGAAGTGATATGGCAATCAATGGATTCAACTTTAACATCATTAATAGAGACACCACCCTGTTTAATCAGACGTCTTGCTTCACTCTTGGAAGCAGTTATACCACATACCACCATCAAATCCACCATACTGATGACACCATTGAGCAGCTGCTCAGCCGCAATTTCAGTAGTTGGCATATTTAAATCATCCGTGCCGCCTGCGAAAAGGGCGTGAGAAGTATCTTTTGCCTTTTGGGCTTCTTCTGCACCGTGAACCAGTTTAGTCAGTTCACAGGCCAGGATTTCCTTAGCTTCGTTCAACTGACTGCCTTCCCATTTGTCCATGGCGTCAATCTCTTCCAGGGGCAAGAAGGTAAGCATACGTATGCACTTCAGGACATCAGCATCATCAATATTACGCCAATACTGGAAGAATTCAAAAGGCGAGGTTTTGTCGGGGTCAAGCCAGACAGCGCCCTTTGCAGTCTTCCCCATCTTATTACCTTCGGAATTCATTAGCAGTGTTATGGTCATAGCATAGGCGTCCTTGCCCAACTTGCGTCGAATCAGTTCAGTGCCGCCCAACATATTAGACCACTGGTCGTCACCACCAAACTGCATATTGCATCCGTAATTCCGATACAGATAATAAAAATCGTAGGACTGCATAATCATATAATTGAACTCTAAAAAGGACAGTCCCTTTTCCATTCTCTGCTTATAACATTCCGCGCGCAACATGTTATTTACAGAAAAGTGAGTTCCTACTTCACGAAGTAATTCAATGTAATTTAGCTTTAAGAGCCAGTCCGCATTGTTAACCATGATTGCCTTACCGGCACCGAATTCGATGAACCTTTCCATCTGTTTCTTAAAGCATTCGCAGTTACGCCGGATTGTTTCAGGTGTCATCATAGAACGCAAATCGGTGCGGCCGGATGGGTCACCGATAAAGCCGGTTCCACCGCCTAAGAGGACTACAGGTTTGTTTCCCGCCATCTGCAGACGTCTCATAAGGCATAGTGCCATAAAATGGCCGACATGCAACGAATCCGCAGTTGGATCAAATCCAATATAAAATGTTGCTTTGCCATTATTAATAAGTTCTTTAATTTCTTCTTCATTGGTAACCTGGGCAATCAAGCCACGAGCTTTCAGTTCATCATAAATTTGCATTATAACAACTCCTTGATAAAATTAATTAATAAAAATGCCCCCTGCTCCAATTGGAACAGAGGGCAGAAATTTGCGGTACCACCTCTGGCTCGGAAATTCCTCGCGGAATTCCCCTCAACAAGTGCAAACACACTCCCGCGCTGTATCGGGCGTACCCGTCAAACCCTACTATCAATTCAGGCAGCGGCTCCAGGATGTATTCGTATCAGCACGTCTGCAGCCTCTCACCAACCGGATGCTCTCTGAATGACGTAAAGCCGACCTACTTCTTCCTTTCCTAGCTTTTGCATAATTAAATTTAATTAATTTTAATTGAGAAAGCAGTAAAAGTAAAGTCACAAAATGACACATGTATGACACTTTGCAGTTTTCTTTCACATTGGCAGTTTTCAACACGTTATATTTTTCCTGAACGAAAAGTATAACCCAACTTCCCGGTACTGTAAACACTGGTTCATATTACTCGGAAATTACAACAGTTGCGATTGTTTACGTATCACTATATCCCCAGAAGTCTTTTTAATGCCGTGTTATTTCCGGTTCCCAAAAAAGATGCGCTAATGCCGCCCTCGGAATTTAGGTCAGCAGGTTATATTTGTGGAGTTTCCGGTAAAGGCATTGTCTTGATATTCCTAGTTCTTTTGCAGTTTTACTTTTATTGTATTTATTTTTTATAAGTATGTCTTCAAGCATTAGCTGCTCTTCTGATGATAATACTTTTAAATGACTGTTTCTATTATTCTTAAGCTGTATTTGGTTGTATTTAAGTCCTAAATAATCGGCAATAAAGCTACAGTCAATTTCTTCACTTAAGGTTAATTGGATGGCACTTTCCAATAAGTTTTGCAGCTCCCTTATATTACCGGGCCATGCGTAATTTATTAAATTACTCATAGCCTGCGGGCTTAATCTTTTCGGAGGCTTGCCGAACCTTTTACAGATAAGCCCCAGGAAGTGCTCTATCAGGAGGGGTATATCATCTTTCCTTTCTCGCAATGGCGGAATTATCAGTCTAATTACTCCCAATCTATAGTACAGATCCCTGCGAAATATATTGCGAGATATTTCTTCCTCCAAATCTTTATTGGTAGCAGCAACTATCCTGACATTTACAGGTATAAGTTTACTACCCCCCAAACGGATGACGCTTTTCTCCTCAAGAACCCTTAGTAAAGACACTTGCAGGTCAAGAG
This genomic interval from Desulfoscipio sp. XC116 contains the following:
- a CDS encoding ribonuclease HII; this translates as MLNISSIKICELKEIIKDDNKLDEDMLLALADDTRPGVQKIYNKLMNDRNKKIRELERLKEIHKYEESCCFKGYKLIAGVDEAGRGPLAGPVAAGAVILPDDIEICGVNDSKQLSNKKRKQLAGQIKEAALCWSIGLATEEEIEKLNIRNATHLAMARAVNKLKIKPDILLVDGFLIPDLEIEQQAIVGGDGKSVSIAAASILAKVERDRIMDKYHATYPEYGFDKHKGYGTKQHFEAIMRYGPCPIHRKDFEPVKSFIANRNSLFKDWF
- the tyrS gene encoding tyrosine--tRNA ligase — translated: MQIYDELKARGLIAQVTNEEEIKELINNGKATFYIGFDPTADSLHVGHFMALCLMRRLQMAGNKPVVLLGGGTGFIGDPSGRTDLRSMMTPETIRRNCECFKKQMERFIEFGAGKAIMVNNADWLLKLNYIELLREVGTHFSVNNMLRAECYKQRMEKGLSFLEFNYMIMQSYDFYYLYRNYGCNMQFGGDDQWSNMLGGTELIRRKLGKDAYAMTITLLMNSEGNKMGKTAKGAVWLDPDKTSPFEFFQYWRNIDDADVLKCIRMLTFLPLEEIDAMDKWEGSQLNEAKEILACELTKLVHGAEEAQKAKDTSHALFAGGTDDLNMPTTEIAAEQLLNGVISMVDLMVVCGITASKSEARRLIKQGGVSINDVKVESIDCHITSEQLRNGVKIRKGKKTYHKALMK